From the genome of bacterium, one region includes:
- the ruvA gene encoding Holliday junction branch migration protein RuvA, whose protein sequence is MFDFLRGRLEDKETDHIVVEAQGVGYKISIPLSTYEKLPSPGGEVKIYTWISASMYGKGNTLYGFLTLEEREVFLILRSISKIGAKGALEILSKISKSFPDFRRAVIARDTQVLTGIFSLTKKTAEKLIIGLKDKIEVLSFAGKERFAARNEQEIADAISGLVALGYKVFQAKEAVNSVCETIDKDAQAEEIIKQALKYL, encoded by the coding sequence ATGTTCGACTTTTTAAGAGGAAGATTAGAAGACAAAGAAACTGACCATATTGTTGTGGAAGCTCAAGGAGTGGGCTACAAGATTTCCATTCCTCTGTCTACGTATGAAAAACTGCCTTCCCCAGGAGGGGAAGTCAAAATTTACACATGGATATCAGCATCTATGTACGGCAAAGGAAACACACTTTACGGGTTTCTAACTCTGGAAGAGAGAGAAGTGTTTCTCATTCTGCGGTCAATTTCCAAGATAGGAGCCAAGGGCGCGCTGGAAATTCTCTCCAAGATTTCCAAATCTTTTCCCGATTTCAGAAGAGCGGTAATTGCCAGAGATACGCAAGTTCTAACAGGAATTTTTAGCCTGACCAAAAAGACTGCAGAGAAGTTGATCATAGGTTTGAAGGACAAGATAGAAGTCTTATCCTTTGCCGGAAAGGAAAGATTTGCTGCCAGAAACGAACAGGAAATTGCCGATGCCATAAGTGGGCTGGTCGCTTTAGGGTATAAAGTTTTCCAGGCAAAAGAAGCAGTAAATTCTGTATGTGAAACCATAGATAAAGATGCTCAGGCTGAAGAAATAATTAAGCAGGCATTAAAATATTTATGA
- the queA gene encoding tRNA preQ1(34) S-adenosylmethionine ribosyltransferase-isomerase QueA: protein MGRLTQLREYDYHLPGEFIAQTPAKPRDHCRLMVLSRKTGQTEHKMFVDIVKLVEPGDLLVINNTKVIRARLLGRKKDTEGKVEVLLLRRLAKTEKITTSSCGKRENFKEVWETIVRPARRIREETEVLFWKNSWASSRSPGIPCLLGKVLSTGGGKFIFGFDFPGTFPENLEKIGEVPLPPYIKRNSHDRFKLQDKKWYQTVFAKKEGAVAAPTAGLHFTKRLLNRIEAKGAKVVPLTLHVSWGTFRPVREAEITRHRLDAEYFELSGATARAINQAIEKGKRIIAVGTTTVRALESCCVEEKPPSISAKLEKKVVVKPGKNWTELFIYPGYKFKVVDGLITNFHLPESTLLMLVAAFAGKENIFQAYEEAIKEKYHFYSYGDAMFII from the coding sequence ATGGGAAGATTAACCCAACTCCGCGAATACGATTATCACTTGCCTGGAGAGTTTATTGCACAGACACCTGCTAAACCCAGAGACCACTGTCGACTGATGGTACTATCCAGAAAAACAGGTCAGACAGAGCATAAGATGTTCGTTGACATAGTGAAACTGGTCGAGCCTGGTGATTTACTGGTAATTAATAATACAAAAGTAATAAGAGCCAGGCTTTTAGGAAGGAAAAAGGATACTGAAGGAAAAGTAGAAGTTCTCCTGTTAAGGCGGTTGGCAAAGACGGAAAAGATAACTACTAGTTCTTGCGGAAAAAGAGAGAATTTCAAAGAAGTTTGGGAGACAATAGTCAGGCCAGCAAGGAGAATAAGGGAAGAGACTGAAGTGCTCTTCTGGAAGAACAGTTGGGCAAGCTCACGTTCTCCAGGAATTCCTTGTTTACTGGGCAAGGTTTTATCTACAGGAGGAGGAAAATTTATCTTTGGATTCGACTTTCCAGGAACTTTCCCAGAGAACCTGGAAAAGATTGGTGAAGTTCCCCTTCCTCCTTATATTAAAAGAAATTCTCACGATAGATTTAAACTTCAAGATAAGAAATGGTATCAGACGGTATTTGCAAAAAAGGAAGGGGCAGTAGCAGCTCCCACTGCAGGGCTCCACTTCACCAAGAGGCTATTGAACAGGATCGAAGCTAAAGGAGCAAAGGTTGTACCCCTCACTTTGCACGTAAGCTGGGGAACTTTTAGGCCAGTAAGAGAGGCTGAAATTACCAGGCATAGACTGGATGCCGAATACTTTGAATTAAGTGGGGCTACTGCCAGAGCAATTAATCAGGCTATAGAAAAGGGAAAGCGAATCATTGCCGTGGGAACCACCACGGTAAGAGCTTTAGAATCATGTTGTGTAGAGGAAAAACCACCATCAATTTCTGCCAAATTGGAAAAGAAGGTCGTAGTAAAACCAGGAAAGAACTGGACAGAACTATTTATTTATCCTGGCTATAAATTTAAAGTGGTAGACGGGTTAATTACCAATTTCCACTTGCCGGAATCTACTCTTTTAATGCTTGTGGCAGCATTTGCTGGAAAGGAGAATATTTTCCAGGCATATGAAGAAGCCATAAAGGAAAAGTATCATTTTTACAGTTACGGCGATGCTATGTTCATCATTTGA
- a CDS encoding SpoIID/LytB domain-containing protein, with product MRKEFNLFFRLIFLILPILLSPPSLAGNRLPETIIRIGILENVYSANISADDGFEVIDLGTGRHVKLKSSSIYLILSTSKGIRIGNEIFSPSLRFNSLSDGEMLRVNGRRYRDGIKISLNSKRNLNVINELGVEGYLYGVMTREVSPEWSIEALKAQAVVSRTYVMKNLGKYDKKGFDLSATITSQVYGGGEAEDSRTSKAVDLTQGEVITYKGELIKSFFHSNCGGYTEDVTNVWEGEERFPYLKGVVCPFCKKTHQYYWEKTIKKKMLEQKLNEKGYNLEEIKKIKILGRSSSGRVTYLKIYHQRGRLKIRASTFRMVMGPNLIKSTLFAMEHIGNRIKFYGRGWGHGVGMCQWGAKGMAERGANYRQILRYYYPKTKIEKWED from the coding sequence ATGAGAAAAGAATTTAATTTATTTTTCAGATTGATATTTTTAATCCTTCCCATACTTCTGTCCCCACCGTCTTTAGCCGGGAACCGTTTGCCGGAAACAATTATTCGCATAGGGATTTTAGAAAATGTCTATTCAGCCAATATCAGTGCGGACGATGGTTTTGAAGTCATCGATTTAGGAACGGGAAGGCATGTTAAACTGAAGAGCAGTAGTATCTATTTAATCTTGTCTACCTCTAAAGGAATAAGAATTGGGAATGAAATATTCAGCCCATCGCTTCGGTTCAATTCCCTTTCTGATGGTGAGATGCTCAGGGTTAATGGTCGGAGATACCGGGATGGGATTAAAATTTCGTTAAACAGTAAAAGGAACTTAAATGTAATAAACGAACTGGGAGTAGAAGGATACCTTTACGGGGTAATGACCCGGGAAGTCTCTCCGGAATGGTCTATAGAAGCTCTTAAAGCCCAGGCAGTCGTTTCCCGGACCTACGTTATGAAAAATTTGGGAAAGTACGATAAAAAAGGTTTCGACCTTTCAGCTACAATAACCTCTCAAGTATATGGTGGTGGGGAAGCAGAAGACTCGCGCACGTCTAAAGCAGTCGACCTGACCCAAGGAGAGGTAATTACTTATAAGGGAGAGCTTATAAAGAGCTTCTTTCACAGTAATTGTGGAGGATACACAGAAGATGTAACCAACGTCTGGGAAGGAGAAGAACGATTTCCTTATTTGAAAGGAGTAGTCTGCCCTTTTTGTAAAAAGACTCACCAGTACTACTGGGAAAAGACGATAAAGAAAAAAATGCTTGAACAGAAACTAAATGAAAAAGGATACAATCTCGAAGAGATCAAGAAGATTAAAATTTTAGGGAGAAGTTCCTCTGGTAGAGTAACTTATTTAAAAATCTATCACCAGCGAGGTCGCCTCAAAATTAGAGCAAGCACTTTCAGGATGGTTATGGGTCCCAACCTCATCAAGAGCACACTATTTGCCATGGAACATATAGGTAACAGAATAAAGTTCTATGGCCGAGGGTGGGGGCATGGGGTAGGTATGTGTCAATGGGGAGCTAAGGGTATGGCTGAACGGGGAGCCAACTATCGACAGATTTTGCGATACTATTATCCTAAAACAAAGATTGAGAAATGGGAAGATTAA
- a CDS encoding epoxyqueuosine reductase QueH: MRLLLHVCCAGCAFYPLKKLREVKMEGKDLEITGFWYNPNIHPYSEYQNRMMTMGYFSQKEKLPMIWKDEYALEEWLEATRGKFDLPVHSAGQGRTPVSWKKEKRCEKCYDLRLEKLAKEAKEGGYDYFSTTLLYSKFQEHEIIKKICEKLRNEYNINFYYADFRLGWKEGIEISKKMDLYRQHYCGCIFSEKEKIDEKRI; the protein is encoded by the coding sequence ATGAGACTCTTATTACATGTATGTTGTGCAGGTTGCGCCTTTTATCCGTTAAAGAAGCTGCGCGAAGTAAAAATGGAAGGAAAAGATTTAGAAATCACCGGGTTTTGGTATAATCCCAACATACACCCTTATAGCGAGTATCAAAACAGGATGATGACTATGGGTTATTTTTCCCAGAAAGAAAAGCTACCGATGATCTGGAAAGACGAGTATGCTTTAGAGGAGTGGCTGGAAGCAACCAGAGGAAAATTTGATTTGCCTGTCCATTCTGCGGGCCAAGGGAGAACTCCTGTGTCCTGGAAGAAAGAGAAAAGATGTGAAAAGTGTTATGATTTAAGGTTAGAGAAACTGGCAAAAGAGGCAAAAGAAGGAGGCTACGACTATTTTTCCACAACACTTTTATATAGCAAATTTCAGGAACACGAAATAATAAAAAAAATTTGCGAAAAACTTAGAAATGAGTATAATATAAATTTCTATTATGCAGACTTTCGCCTTGGGTGGAAGGAAGGCATAGAGATTTCCAAGAAGATGGACCTTTATCGACAGCACTATTGTGGATGCATTTTCAGTGAAAAAGAGAAAATAGATGAGAAAAGAATTTAA
- the tgt gene encoding tRNA guanosine(34) transglycosylase Tgt: protein MKKTFEVLKKSKKARIGRIVTTHGVITTPVFIPVGTQGTVKTLSPKELEEAGVEIVLSNTYYLFLRPGVEIIKKAGGIHKFMGWNRPIISDSGGYQVFSLADRRKISKEGVEFQSHIDGAKHFFSPEKIIEIQINLASDIITCFDECIPYPCGKDYAQQSMELTLKWARRCKKEFNNHHSSPNSQWLFGIIQGGMHKDLRKRSAEETIEIGFEGYAIGGLSVGEPQDLRNEILDYTTPFLPEDKPRYLMGVGEPQQLWEAVEKGIDMFDCAMPTRNARNGQVFTSRGKVVIKNAQYKDDFASLDPECGCYTCRHFSRAYLCHLFRAGEILALRLNTLHNMHFMVKLFKQIRQAIEQDRYEEAKREFLKKWHNDSEKIH, encoded by the coding sequence ATGAAAAAAACGTTTGAAGTATTAAAGAAGAGTAAAAAAGCGAGAATAGGTAGAATTGTAACTACCCACGGCGTAATCACTACTCCTGTGTTTATTCCCGTAGGGACTCAAGGTACAGTAAAAACCCTGTCGCCCAAGGAACTGGAAGAGGCAGGAGTAGAGATAGTTCTCAGCAATACTTACTATCTATTCTTAAGACCGGGAGTGGAGATAATAAAGAAGGCTGGTGGTATCCATAAGTTTATGGGCTGGAATAGACCAATTATAAGTGATAGTGGCGGATATCAAGTTTTCAGTCTTGCCGACCGAAGAAAGATAAGCAAGGAAGGGGTAGAGTTCCAGTCGCATATAGATGGCGCTAAGCATTTCTTTTCCCCGGAAAAAATTATTGAGATTCAGATTAATTTAGCTTCCGATATTATAACCTGTTTTGATGAGTGCATTCCCTATCCCTGCGGGAAAGATTACGCCCAGCAGTCGATGGAATTGACATTGAAATGGGCCAGACGGTGCAAAAAGGAATTCAACAATCACCACTCATCGCCAAATTCACAATGGCTTTTTGGCATTATCCAGGGAGGGATGCATAAGGACTTAAGGAAAAGGAGCGCTGAGGAGACGATAGAAATTGGATTTGAAGGTTACGCAATAGGCGGCTTGAGCGTGGGAGAACCGCAGGATTTACGGAATGAGATTCTGGACTACACTACACCGTTCCTTCCCGAGGACAAGCCACGCTATTTAATGGGAGTGGGAGAGCCTCAACAACTATGGGAAGCTGTGGAGAAGGGCATCGATATGTTCGATTGTGCTATGCCCACCAGGAATGCCCGCAACGGTCAGGTGTTCACCTCCCGAGGAAAAGTAGTAATTAAAAATGCTCAATACAAAGACGATTTTGCATCTCTCGATCCAGAATGTGGATGTTACACCTGTCGTCACTTTTCCCGAGCCTATCTCTGCCATCTTTTTAGAGCAGGGGAGATTTTGGCATTAAGATTAAACACTTTACATAATATGCATTTTATGGTAAAATTATTCAAACAGATTCGTCAGGCGATTGAACAGGATCGCTATGAGGAAGCAAAAAGAGAATTTTTAAAAAAGTGGCATAATGATAGTGAAAAAATTCACTAA
- the ruvB gene encoding Holliday junction branch migration DNA helicase RuvB, whose product MQEKITIPTVKNEEERKFDYTLRPRTLEEFVGQTKLKENLKIFFAAAKKRKEALDHCLFYSPPGLGKTTLAYIIAKELKVNIKTTSGPILERVGDLAALLTDLSDGDIFFIDEIHRLNRMVEEALYPAMEEYNLDIIIGQGPSARNIKLQLPRFTLVGATTRAGSLTSPLRERFGIVARLNFYTDSELEQIVLRSARILNIVIDPAGAREIAHRSRATPRVANRLLRRVRDYAQVKGDGRISEEIAQKALEMFEVDGMGLDSMDRKVLTTIMEKFSGGPVGLETIAVAVGEETETITDVYEPFLIQSGFLERTPRGRMATKLAYEHLKLPKNSIKDQQELF is encoded by the coding sequence ATGCAAGAGAAGATTACCATACCCACTGTAAAGAACGAAGAAGAGAGGAAGTTCGACTATACACTCAGGCCCAGGACGTTAGAAGAGTTCGTGGGCCAGACAAAGTTAAAGGAAAATCTTAAGATATTTTTTGCAGCAGCAAAGAAGAGGAAAGAAGCTCTTGACCATTGCCTTTTCTATAGCCCTCCGGGGTTAGGGAAAACCACGCTTGCCTACATAATTGCTAAAGAATTAAAAGTTAATATAAAGACAACTTCCGGTCCTATTCTGGAACGAGTTGGCGATTTGGCCGCTCTTCTAACCGATCTTTCTGATGGAGATATTTTCTTTATTGACGAGATCCATCGACTTAACCGTATGGTTGAAGAAGCGTTATATCCGGCAATGGAAGAATATAATTTAGATATAATAATCGGCCAGGGCCCCAGCGCCAGAAACATTAAACTTCAGCTTCCCCGTTTCACCTTAGTCGGCGCAACTACCCGGGCAGGCTCTTTGACATCTCCTTTAAGAGAAAGATTTGGTATTGTAGCCCGTCTCAATTTCTATACGGATAGCGAACTGGAACAGATAGTTCTTCGTTCAGCAAGAATTTTAAATATTGTTATTGACCCGGCTGGAGCCAGGGAAATTGCCCACAGGAGTCGCGCTACGCCCAGGGTAGCTAATCGACTTCTAAGAAGAGTGCGTGACTATGCACAGGTCAAAGGAGACGGGAGAATTTCAGAGGAGATTGCCCAGAAAGCTCTGGAGATGTTCGAGGTCGATGGGATGGGATTGGATAGTATGGACAGGAAAGTTTTGACTACAATCATGGAGAAGTTTTCCGGAGGGCCGGTAGGTTTAGAGACAATAGCAGTAGCTGTAGGCGAAGAGACAGAAACCATAACCGATGTTTATGAGCCTTTCCTGATTCAATCTGGATTTCTAGAGCGCACCCCTCGGGGAAGAATGGCCACTAAATTAGCCTACGAACATCTAAAGTTACCCAAGAATTCCATTAAAGACCAACAAGAACTATTTTAG